A single genomic interval of Nostoc commune NIES-4072 harbors:
- a CDS encoding DUF29 family protein, with product MEELLELRQFLEQGKIHEALLLVDELEEMSLGDKINKIDSYGVILLIHLIKQKTEKRSTRSWDVSIENTVREINKINKRRKFGGYYLNQAELIDILQQAYQVALKRAALEAFEGRYEAEELAAMVDQEEILTQALEFIQQ from the coding sequence ATGGAAGAACTGCTAGAACTTAGGCAATTTCTAGAACAAGGCAAAATCCATGAGGCGTTGCTGTTGGTGGATGAGTTAGAAGAAATGAGCCTTGGTGACAAAATCAATAAAATTGATAGTTATGGTGTAATTCTGCTCATCCATTTAATTAAACAAAAGACCGAAAAACGTTCTACTCGCTCTTGGGATGTTTCAATAGAAAATACAGTCCGTGAAATAAATAAAATAAACAAGCGCCGCAAATTCGGTGGTTATTACTTGAATCAGGCAGAATTAATCGATATTCTGCAACAAGCATATCAAGTGGCACTAAAAAGAGCGGCGCTAGAAGCTTTTGAGGGGCGTTATGAAGCCGAAGAATTGGCTGCAATGGTTGACCAGGAAGAAATCTTAACTCAGGCGCTAGAATTTATTCAACAATAG
- a CDS encoding DUF2256 domain-containing protein, with the protein MGRVRSKSDLPTKICPVCQRPFTWRKKWQDCWDDVKYCSERCRRRRSEAQNETNRNTDANSARD; encoded by the coding sequence ATGGGACGTGTTCGTTCTAAATCTGACCTACCTACAAAAATCTGTCCGGTATGTCAACGTCCTTTTACATGGCGTAAAAAGTGGCAAGATTGTTGGGACGATGTGAAATACTGCTCAGAACGTTGTCGCCGTCGCCGTTCTGAAGCTCAAAATGAAACTAACCGCAACACAGACGCAAATAGCGCAAGAGATTAA
- the glmU gene encoding bifunctional UDP-N-acetylglucosamine diphosphorylase/glucosamine-1-phosphate N-acetyltransferase GlmU: MVVVAILAAGRGTRMKSRLPKVLHSLGGRSLVERVLESVEPLSPSRRIVIVGYQSEEVQAAMHSIPSLEFVEQTVQLGTGHAIQQLLPHLEDYTGDLLVLNGDLPLIRSETLKQMLQTHTRNQNAATILTSNLPDPTGYGRVFCNDENIVQQMVEHKDCTAAQRQNHRINAGVYCFRWPDLAKVLPHLQANNAQKEYYLTDAVTQVGKVMAVDVEDYQEILGINDRLQLATAYEILQRRVKEKWMLAGVTLIDPTSITIDETVELQPDVIIEPQTHLRGNTVIQSSCHIGPGSLIENSQLAENVTVQYSVVTDSTVQAGSRIGPYAHLRGQVEVGAGCRVGNFVELKNTQLGDRTNAAHLSYIGDTVVGNQVNIGAGTITANYDGVKKHRTKIGDRTKTGSNSVLVAPLTLGDDVYVAAGSTVTEDVPNDSLVIARSRQVVKPAWRKKSQ; the protein is encoded by the coding sequence ATGGTAGTTGTAGCAATTCTAGCGGCGGGACGCGGCACACGGATGAAATCACGCTTACCCAAGGTTTTACATTCTTTGGGTGGGCGATCGCTAGTCGAAAGAGTTCTCGAAAGTGTAGAACCACTTTCGCCCTCACGGCGAATCGTGATTGTGGGATATCAATCTGAGGAAGTGCAAGCCGCCATGCATTCAATTCCCAGTTTGGAGTTTGTTGAACAGACTGTGCAACTAGGTACAGGTCATGCCATCCAGCAATTACTCCCTCACTTGGAAGACTACACTGGGGATTTGCTAGTACTTAACGGTGATTTACCGTTAATACGTAGCGAAACCCTCAAGCAGATGTTACAAACTCACACCCGAAATCAGAACGCCGCCACTATTCTGACCTCAAACCTACCCGACCCCACGGGCTACGGGCGAGTTTTTTGTAACGATGAAAATATTGTGCAGCAAATGGTCGAACACAAAGATTGTACTGCTGCTCAAAGACAAAATCACCGGATTAACGCTGGAGTTTACTGCTTCCGTTGGCCAGATTTAGCAAAGGTGCTTCCCCACCTACAAGCAAACAATGCTCAAAAAGAATACTATCTCACTGATGCTGTGACTCAAGTGGGAAAAGTTATGGCAGTGGATGTGGAAGATTACCAAGAAATTCTTGGCATTAATGATCGCTTGCAACTAGCAACAGCCTACGAGATTTTGCAAAGGCGAGTCAAGGAAAAATGGATGCTGGCGGGTGTCACTCTCATCGACCCCACCAGCATCACCATTGATGAAACTGTAGAATTACAGCCGGATGTAATTATTGAACCCCAAACTCATCTGCGGGGAAATACAGTGATTCAATCAAGTTGTCACATTGGCCCAGGAAGTTTGATTGAAAATAGCCAGTTGGCTGAAAATGTCACGGTGCAATATTCAGTGGTGACAGATAGCACTGTGCAGGCGGGAAGTCGAATTGGCCCTTATGCTCATTTGCGCGGTCAGGTAGAAGTGGGTGCTGGTTGCCGTGTAGGTAATTTTGTGGAATTGAAAAATACGCAATTAGGCGATCGCACTAATGCAGCACATTTGTCCTATATAGGTGATACGGTCGTCGGCAATCAGGTGAATATTGGTGCAGGTACAATTACTGCCAATTATGACGGCGTGAAGAAACACCGTACCAAAATAGGCGATCGGACAAAAACGGGTTCCAATAGCGTTTTAGTAGCTCCACTCACCTTGGGAGATGATGTCTACGTAGCTGCTGGTTCCACTGTTACAGAAGATGTGCCTAATGATTCTTTGGTAATTGCCCGTAGTCGTCAGGTGGTAAAACCAGCTTGGCGCAAGAAAAGCCAATAA
- a CDS encoding nickel/cobalt transporter, whose amino-acid sequence MKKLLHYLACTTAIIAICLFWMPRADAHPLGNFTINHYAGVQVATDGVGIDYVLDMAEIPAFQEINHLDTNRDRKAEPVETVRYPNQKCQEVNSHLELLIDKQPLALSLLKSTVEFPPGVGGLSTLRLSCNFQGSTELVGANQLIEFEDQFYPQRLGWREITVAANGIPIQGDFTSSSITNRLRDYPTELLSSPLDQRRIDFKLNPSLTSSEQAPPPSVKSSSRLDNALTGRTNDLFTSLITQENHNFLTILIALAIAFLWGGLHALSPGHGKTIVGAYLVGSRSNAQHALFLGLIMTITHTAGIFALGLVTLGTSQFILTEQLYPWLSVVSGVLVTVIGLNLFISRLQGTQVSHSDDHQHSHEHSHDLHHHHNHVHHSHLPPHGDVSSMKWSSLLALGISGGLLPCPSALVVLLSAIAMGRVGFGLALVSAFSLGLAAVLTGIGLMLVYAKDRFEHLPLQIPRIKMLPVASALCITLIGLGITSQALLAHPWN is encoded by the coding sequence ATGAAAAAGCTGCTACATTACTTGGCTTGCACTACTGCAATCATCGCAATATGTTTATTTTGGATGCCGAGGGCGGATGCCCATCCTTTAGGCAATTTCACCATCAATCACTACGCAGGAGTGCAGGTAGCAACCGATGGTGTGGGGATTGATTATGTTCTAGACATGGCAGAGATTCCGGCTTTTCAGGAGATTAATCACTTAGATACTAATCGCGATCGCAAAGCTGAACCTGTAGAGACGGTTCGATACCCCAACCAAAAATGCCAGGAAGTCAATTCACATTTGGAACTGTTGATTGATAAACAGCCTTTAGCACTGTCTTTGCTCAAATCAACAGTCGAATTTCCTCCAGGTGTCGGAGGATTATCTACACTGCGGCTGAGTTGTAATTTTCAGGGGTCAACGGAGTTAGTCGGCGCGAATCAGTTAATCGAGTTTGAAGATCAGTTTTATCCACAGCGCTTGGGCTGGCGTGAAATTACTGTTGCGGCAAATGGCATTCCTATTCAAGGTGATTTTACTTCTTCGAGTATCACCAACCGCTTGAGAGATTACCCTACTGAGTTACTCAGCAGTCCTCTCGACCAACGTCGGATTGACTTTAAACTCAATCCGTCTCTGACATCGAGTGAACAAGCGCCTCCACCGTCTGTTAAGTCATCCAGCCGCTTAGATAATGCTTTGACAGGAAGAACCAACGATCTCTTCACTAGCTTAATTACCCAGGAAAATCATAACTTCCTGACTATTCTAATAGCTCTAGCGATCGCCTTTTTATGGGGTGGTTTACACGCCCTCTCTCCTGGTCATGGAAAAACGATAGTGGGTGCTTATTTGGTGGGTTCCCGCAGTAATGCCCAACATGCTTTATTCCTGGGGTTGATTATGACGATTACCCATACTGCTGGCATATTTGCTCTGGGACTGGTCACTCTTGGCACATCCCAGTTTATTTTGACAGAGCAATTGTACCCTTGGTTAAGCGTAGTCTCTGGTGTATTGGTAACTGTAATTGGTCTGAATTTGTTTATCAGTCGATTGCAAGGGACTCAAGTCTCTCATTCAGATGACCATCAACATAGTCATGAACACAGCCACGACTTGCATCATCACCATAACCATGTACACCATTCGCATCTACCGCCTCACGGTGATGTAAGTTCCATGAAGTGGTCTAGCCTCCTAGCGCTGGGAATATCGGGCGGCTTATTACCTTGTCCTTCAGCCTTAGTAGTTTTGCTGAGTGCGATCGCAATGGGACGAGTTGGCTTTGGATTAGCGCTGGTATCTGCCTTTAGCTTAGGTCTAGCAGCAGTACTAACTGGAATCGGCTTAATGCTAGTCTACGCCAAGGATCGGTTTGAGCATTTACCATTGCAGATACCCAGGATAAAAATGTTACCTGTAGCAAGCGCTTTATGTATTACCTTAATTGGCTTAGGCATTACTTCACAGGCTTTACTCGCTCATCCCTGGAACTAG
- a CDS encoding DUF4331 domain-containing protein — protein sequence MRINAQSLTSFIPTQGWVLVDKLVQNMAFFRIKRSLTGATRFFRTIVAFVAILLVVLTYATPQALASDHQDTIFLASRLTAADLTDLFVFESPTNPKNVVLVMDFDPLIVSGENRPFEPNILYQFKIDNTGDSIEDVVLQFNINGKGSQQTVTVRGPSSPIKVGTTSALLPVSWTGQLNQTFSASNGIKFFVGTRKDPFFFDLEQFFKIIPDRNYNIQPNPNPPFTVLTFRPPGQAQDTLAPFNVHSIIVELPRKLLGTGKIGAWITTSVRTPRLRNGNLAQIERLAVPALNELFMDYKDHNNSNLQTPTQDASNQSQFIQTFVKAIGRPQGIADAVISVAIPDVIQADLSKPSGTYFGTQLANNFGGRRPKDDVIDVTASVVFGNAVTGITAGQIPALTSDNVGPNNANFLPTFPYLGNPL from the coding sequence ATGAGAATAAATGCTCAGAGTCTCACCTCTTTTATACCAACTCAAGGGTGGGTACTTGTAGATAAACTAGTCCAAAATATGGCATTTTTTCGGATCAAGCGATCGCTGACTGGAGCTACTCGTTTTTTTCGTACTATAGTGGCATTTGTCGCTATTTTGCTTGTAGTCCTAACCTATGCAACCCCTCAAGCTTTAGCCTCAGACCACCAGGACACAATTTTTCTTGCCAGTAGGCTTACTGCTGCGGATCTCACAGATTTGTTTGTGTTTGAGAGTCCGACAAACCCCAAAAATGTTGTCTTAGTGATGGATTTCGACCCTCTGATCGTTTCTGGTGAAAACAGACCATTTGAGCCAAATATTCTTTATCAGTTCAAGATTGATAACACTGGCGACAGTATTGAAGATGTTGTACTTCAATTCAATATAAATGGTAAAGGCTCACAGCAAACTGTCACAGTGCGCGGCCCAAGTAGTCCAATCAAAGTAGGAACAACGTCAGCTTTGCTTCCAGTAAGTTGGACAGGGCAACTTAACCAAACATTCTCCGCATCTAACGGCATCAAGTTCTTTGTTGGCACACGCAAAGACCCATTCTTTTTCGATCTGGAACAATTCTTCAAAATCATCCCAGATCGTAATTATAATATTCAGCCTAATCCCAATCCTCCCTTCACAGTTCTTACCTTCAGACCACCTGGACAAGCACAAGACACTCTAGCCCCATTCAATGTTCACTCAATTATTGTCGAGCTACCCAGGAAACTGCTTGGTACAGGCAAGATTGGTGCTTGGATAACAACTAGTGTTAGAACTCCTAGACTCAGAAACGGAAATTTAGCTCAGATTGAGCGGTTAGCAGTTCCAGCCCTGAATGAACTTTTTATGGACTACAAGGATCATAATAATAGTAATCTTCAGACACCAACACAAGACGCTAGCAATCAATCCCAATTCATTCAAACCTTTGTGAAAGCGATTGGTAGACCTCAAGGCATAGCCGATGCAGTGATCTCAGTAGCGATTCCTGATGTGATCCAAGCAGACCTTTCTAAACCTAGCGGTACTTATTTTGGTACTCAATTAGCCAACAACTTTGGTGGTAGAAGACCAAAAGATGACGTAATTGATGTCACAGCATCTGTTGTCTTTGGTAATGCAGTTACAGGGATTACCGCAGGACAAATTCCGGCGCTGACTAGCGATAATGTTGGGCCTAATAATGCTAACTTTCTTCCTACCTTCCCTTATTTAGGTAATCCTTTGTAA
- a CDS encoding response regulator, producing MIQWKSNHTGFTEEIVSGPNPISTVKSIGSNHAVGSQNNVEAYSLGLSQEDLMLKDNQAVSSWIKADVNCGDNSLVSRTLQAKGSKVNGFDLDPPKILVVDDHAASRMTAVALLGMEGYEVIEADSGSTVVGLVTQKQPDLILLDVMMPGMDGFEVCQLLKQDEQTRLIPVIFITALNDRRSRIRGIEVGADDFLTKPFDRVELAARVKSLVRQKRLNEDLEHAEQVLFSIAMSIESRDPNTGNHCERLVKLGQAFGEYLNFSRYQIRDLMWGGYLHDIGKVGIPDAVLLKKGKLTPEDWQVMRQHVLIGEKICQPLRSMRGVIPIIRHHHERWDGSGYPDGLKEDDIPYLAQVFQLIDIFDALTSERPYKKAFNSVEALSVMQKETDFGWRNPKLMQQFTEFILSYYENE from the coding sequence GTGATTCAATGGAAATCCAACCATACAGGCTTTACAGAAGAAATTGTTAGTGGGCCAAACCCCATTAGCACAGTGAAGAGTATCGGTTCAAATCATGCCGTAGGATCACAAAATAATGTGGAGGCTTATTCTTTAGGCTTATCTCAAGAAGACCTTATGCTTAAAGATAACCAAGCAGTGTCTTCTTGGATAAAAGCTGATGTTAATTGTGGTGATAATTCATTGGTTTCTAGAACGCTACAAGCTAAAGGTTCTAAAGTGAATGGGTTTGATTTAGATCCGCCGAAAATTTTAGTAGTTGACGATCATGCCGCCAGTCGCATGACTGCTGTTGCTCTTTTGGGGATGGAAGGATACGAAGTGATTGAGGCGGATAGTGGTTCTACTGTTGTAGGATTGGTAACTCAAAAACAACCAGATTTGATTTTGCTGGATGTGATGATGCCAGGAATGGATGGATTTGAAGTGTGCCAATTACTCAAGCAGGATGAGCAGACTAGGCTAATCCCGGTAATTTTTATTACGGCTTTAAATGACAGGCGATCGCGTATTCGGGGAATTGAAGTTGGGGCAGATGATTTTCTCACCAAACCCTTTGATCGTGTGGAACTGGCGGCGCGTGTAAAGTCCTTAGTTCGGCAGAAGCGTCTGAACGAAGATTTAGAACATGCCGAACAAGTATTATTTTCTATTGCCATGTCGATTGAAAGCCGCGATCCCAATACAGGCAATCATTGTGAACGCTTGGTAAAGCTGGGACAAGCTTTTGGTGAATACCTCAATTTTTCACGTTACCAAATTCGAGATTTGATGTGGGGTGGTTATCTCCATGATATTGGTAAAGTAGGTATTCCCGATGCCGTGCTGCTGAAAAAAGGCAAACTTACCCCCGAAGATTGGCAGGTCATGCGGCAGCATGTTCTGATTGGAGAAAAAATCTGCCAGCCACTACGCAGTATGCGGGGTGTAATTCCGATTATTCGTCATCATCACGAACGCTGGGATGGCTCAGGCTACCCTGATGGTCTCAAAGAAGATGATATTCCTTACCTGGCGCAAGTATTTCAGTTAATTGATATTTTCGATGCTCTAACCAGCGAACGACCTTACAAAAAAGCTTTTAATTCAGTAGAAGCACTTTCAGTGATGCAGAAAGAAACTGATTTTGGTTGGCGTAATCCCAAACTAATGCAGCAATTTACCGAGTTTATTCTCTCCTATTATGAAAACGAGTAG
- a CDS encoding type II toxin-antitoxin system HicB family antitoxin — MRKTQQLTAIIEREEKGYVSLCPELDIASQGDTIEEARSNLVEALELFFETADPSEIQDRLITEVFITRLEVSVG; from the coding sequence ATGAGAAAAACACAACAACTTACCGCGATTATTGAGCGCGAGGAAAAAGGCTATGTATCGCTTTGTCCAGAATTAGATATTGCTAGCCAAGGTGACACTATCGAAGAAGCACGCAGTAATTTGGTTGAGGCATTGGAATTATTTTTTGAGACAGCTGACCCCTCTGAAATCCAAGATCGGCTAATTACAGAAGTCTTTATTACACGCTTAGAGGTAAGTGTTGGGTAA
- a CDS encoding isoaspartyl peptidase/L-asparaginase, translated as MESQVQPKLIIHGGAGSSLHGKGGLEAVRRSLHTVIEEVYSLLLCGATASEAVVHGCHMLEDNPRFNAGTGSVLQSDGQIRMSASLMDGALGRFSGVINISRVKNPIELAQFLQNSPDRVLSDFGSAELAREMQLPSYNALTDLRLQEWIQERQDNFKSAMAGVVAEPELLETSNAGRGTIGVVALDASGRLAAGTSTGGKGFERIGRVSDSAMPAGNYATSNAGVSCTGIGEDIIDECLAPRIVVRVTDGMSLKEAMQRSFGEAHQNKRDLGAIALDASGAIAWGKTSEILLAAYHDGEKIGDTLEWNDSELIGYC; from the coding sequence ATGGAGTCACAGGTGCAACCTAAATTAATTATTCATGGGGGGGCTGGTAGTTCTCTCCACGGTAAAGGCGGATTGGAGGCGGTGCGCCGATCGCTCCATACAGTGATAGAAGAAGTCTATTCTCTACTATTATGCGGAGCAACTGCCTCAGAGGCGGTGGTGCATGGTTGCCACATGCTCGAAGATAATCCCCGCTTTAATGCTGGTACTGGTTCAGTACTCCAATCTGATGGGCAAATCCGCATGAGTGCTTCCCTGATGGATGGCGCATTAGGGCGGTTTAGTGGTGTAATTAATATTTCACGGGTGAAAAATCCCATTGAGTTAGCACAATTTTTACAAAACTCGCCAGACCGAGTGCTATCAGATTTCGGTTCGGCTGAGTTGGCGCGGGAAATGCAACTTCCCAGCTATAACGCTTTAACTGATTTGCGGTTACAAGAATGGATACAAGAGCGCCAGGATAATTTTAAAAGCGCAATGGCTGGCGTGGTAGCAGAACCCGAACTGTTAGAAACCAGCAATGCCGGACGCGGAACCATCGGTGTGGTAGCTTTAGATGCATCTGGTAGGCTAGCTGCTGGCACTTCTACTGGTGGTAAGGGCTTTGAGCGGATTGGCAGGGTAAGTGATTCTGCGATGCCAGCCGGTAATTATGCTACTAGTAATGCGGGTGTTAGCTGTACTGGCATTGGCGAAGATATCATTGATGAGTGTCTAGCTCCCCGAATTGTAGTACGTGTCACTGATGGGATGTCCTTGAAGGAGGCGATGCAGCGATCCTTTGGAGAAGCGCACCAGAACAAACGGGATTTGGGAGCGATCGCCTTAGATGCTAGTGGAGCGATCGCTTGGGGTAAAACTAGCGAAATTTTACTCGCCGCCTACCATGACGGCGAAAAAATTGGTGACACTTTGGAATGGAATGATAGTGAATTGATTGGCTATTGTTGA
- a CDS encoding tetratricopeptide repeat protein, which translates to MHLRILWVLVLTSLLVLLRPCDTQALNLGYTNSNLGAYSSTVQLLTVNSREILPDQQSDLVFPDYLQRSHIISIYEQKVAQSPDSSIFLRLLADQYLRRFREIGDIDDVLRAEQAARRSLALQPLHNDVSSMLLASALLSQHQFRSALEVLNNSSVDNPSIISLKASIQMELGDYKATHQLLQSLAHEESNSGHKAIVARYLELTGNLASARQLLDEAMQEMDSFYTTSAETRAWFHVRTGDLAFAAGDFALSEQRYREALDLFPRHIAAFTGLARLYAAQHRWQDVLNTANQGIELIPLVETLGYKADAQLALLDQKGAAETEDLIGVVAYLSKVKGIYDRAMAVYYTEHGIHLPEALQIARNEVAVRDDVYAEDTLAWAAAANGEWQEAQRAAQRATHFGTEDALLQFHAGMIALHLGKRDEAIKRLTQAVNLNPQFHHKYADEARQVASLLIQNSKFKIQN; encoded by the coding sequence ATGCATCTACGAATACTATGGGTGTTAGTGCTGACTAGCCTACTGGTTTTACTAAGACCCTGTGATACACAAGCGCTAAATTTAGGCTACACCAATAGTAATTTAGGTGCATATTCCTCTACTGTGCAACTGCTGACTGTTAATTCTAGGGAGATATTACCAGATCAGCAGTCAGATTTAGTTTTCCCTGATTATTTACAGCGATCGCACATTATCAGCATCTATGAGCAGAAAGTTGCCCAATCTCCCGATTCTTCAATATTTTTACGTCTGTTAGCCGATCAATATTTGAGGCGCTTTCGAGAAATTGGAGATATAGACGATGTGTTACGAGCAGAACAAGCGGCACGTAGATCCCTGGCACTACAGCCGCTCCATAATGATGTTTCTTCCATGCTCCTAGCATCAGCTTTATTATCTCAACACCAGTTTCGATCAGCTTTAGAAGTATTAAATAATTCATCTGTTGATAATCCCAGTATTATCTCGCTCAAGGCATCGATTCAGATGGAGTTGGGTGATTATAAAGCAACTCATCAACTATTGCAGAGCCTTGCTCATGAGGAATCGAACTCTGGTCATAAGGCAATTGTCGCCCGTTACTTAGAGTTAACTGGCAATTTAGCCTCAGCGCGACAACTGCTAGATGAGGCTATGCAGGAGATGGACTCTTTCTACACGACGAGCGCCGAAACTCGTGCTTGGTTTCATGTGCGGACTGGGGATCTGGCTTTTGCAGCCGGGGATTTTGCCCTGTCTGAGCAGCGATATCGGGAAGCTCTTGACCTGTTTCCACGGCATATAGCTGCGTTTACAGGACTAGCCCGCCTCTATGCGGCACAGCATCGATGGCAAGATGTTCTAAATACCGCAAATCAGGGTATAGAACTGATACCGTTGGTAGAAACACTGGGGTATAAAGCTGATGCTCAACTAGCTCTTCTCGACCAAAAAGGCGCAGCTGAAACTGAAGATTTGATCGGGGTAGTAGCTTACCTAAGCAAGGTTAAAGGAATCTACGATCGCGCAATGGCTGTCTACTACACCGAACACGGAATCCACTTACCAGAGGCGCTACAGATTGCCCGTAATGAAGTGGCAGTGCGAGATGATGTATATGCAGAGGATACATTAGCTTGGGCAGCTGCGGCTAATGGGGAATGGCAAGAAGCGCAAAGGGCAGCACAACGGGCAACTCACTTTGGAACAGAGGATGCCTTGCTGCAATTTCATGCTGGCATGATTGCACTTCACTTAGGTAAGCGTGACGAAGCAATAAAGCGACTAACTCAAGCTGTTAATCTGAATCCTCAATTTCATCACAAGTATGCTGATGAAGCTCGTCAAGTCGCTTCGCTCCTAATTCAAAATTCAAAATTCAAAATTCAAAATTAA